A single genomic interval of Nostoc commune NIES-4072 harbors:
- a CDS encoding type II toxin-antitoxin system HicB family antitoxin, whose product MLTNYIRTAMHKATYELLEDGTFYGEIRECQGVWANAETLEACREDLQDALEGWIILGLRLGHTLPILDSFDLNFTKEVA is encoded by the coding sequence ATGTTGACAAATTACATTCGTACAGCAATGCACAAAGCAACTTATGAGTTGCTTGAAGATGGGACTTTCTATGGTGAAATTCGAGAGTGTCAAGGAGTGTGGGCAAATGCTGAAACACTAGAAGCTTGCCGGGAGGATTTGCAAGATGCTCTTGAAGGATGGATTATTTTAGGATTGCGTTTAGGTCATACTCTACCGATACTTGATAGTTTTGACCTGAATTTCACCAAAGAGGTTGCCTAA
- a CDS encoding type II toxin-antitoxin system HicA family toxin codes for MSDRIRRMTSREVETILRQYGFQLISQKGSHRKWRSEDLGLQVIVPEHRGRTLPIGTLRSILQGAKIPESEWKC; via the coding sequence ATGAGCGACCGTATTCGGCGCATGACCTCTAGAGAAGTTGAAACTATCCTGAGACAATATGGATTTCAATTGATTTCTCAAAAAGGTAGCCACCGCAAATGGAGAAGTGAAGACCTGGGACTACAAGTAATTGTCCCTGAACATCGAGGGCGCACTTTACCTATCGGTACATTACGGAGTATTCTTCAAGGGGCGAAAATTCCTGAATCTGAATGGAAATGTTGA
- a CDS encoding type II toxin-antitoxin system HicB family antitoxin → MKWRVILESDLETGDWAVWCPELPGCTSAGETEEEALENIKEAIQLYLQPESIELAPGAIAREVIVS, encoded by the coding sequence ATGAAATGGCGCGTGATTCTTGAATCAGACCTAGAGACAGGCGATTGGGCTGTATGGTGTCCAGAATTACCTGGCTGTACTTCAGCAGGAGAAACTGAAGAAGAAGCTTTGGAAAATATTAAAGAAGCAATTCAATTGTATTTACAGCCGGAATCAATTGAGTTAGCCCCTGGTGCGATCGCACGAGAGGTTATTGTCTCATGA